From the Candidatus Thorarchaeota archaeon genome, the window ATCAATTTGATGCCTCCATCCACTTCCCTGCAGTGCCTCTGTGCACAGGTGTAGGACCTAGCTCCTTCGCCCGTCTGGTCATCTCCTGAACCGCGCGTATGAATCGTTCGGGCTCTGCACTGAACATCCGGAACATCTCCACTCGCAGACCCTCCCAACCTATCGCATTCAAGATGTCCTTTGCAACATCCACCTGTGCTTGAGCTATCTCATTGCCGGTCCCTCCGATGTGACACCGGTCGGTTTCACAGGCGGCAATCATTACGGTGCTCGCACCATATTCGAACGCCTTCAATATGTCAATGATGCTGACGCGTCCCGCACAAGGCACAGGGATTAGGCGAGTACTGGCGGGATACTTCATACGCCGAGTGCCAACAATGTCAATTGTCGAGACCGAACACTCTTCACAGTGGAAGCACAAAGTGATGGGGTTCTCTGCGCCAGCGCCATCCAAGGTGGACTGAATCTGGGACCACAGCTGCTCGTTCGTCAGGAAGTTCAGTTGCGTGGCACCAGACGGACAGAGGCTCTGACAGACCCCACACGCGTGGCAGTTGAGCGTGTCAATTGAGGCCTTGAACAGCAACTTCTGTTCTGCGCTTGCCTCTTCCGCCTCCTTCTGCTCGATCATCAGTGGTACGCCGCGCGGACACTGTTGTGCGCACAGACTGCAGCCCACACACTCGTCGACGTTGAGTACCGCGCCCCTAGCTAACCGCTCAATCGCGCCATCCTGCAGCTCGTTGTGAATCATGAGAGCGCCTGCTTGTGCATCGGTCACCGCCTCAAAGACAAACTGTGGCCTGGTCACCGCGCCCACTGCAACAACACCCCTTCTGCGGGTCTCAGTCCGCCTCAGCTTACCGTAGAGCTCCTTCACATGGCCGTCATACTCGACTGCAAAGCCCAGGGTCTCTGAGAGCTCGGACACCCCGTCAGGAGGTAGAATGGCTGAAGACAGCACCACGAGGTCTGGTGAGACCTCGAAGTACTTGTTCAAGAGTGAGTCATAGAAACGGACGCGAGTTCGACCTCCGGCCTCCCACACCGCACCAACTCGGCCCCGGATGTAGTCCACTCCTTTCTCGCGTGACTCCTTGTATATCATCTCGTTCTCAAATGGAACGCGGATGTCCATGTAGATGACTCGGACATGAACGCTTGGGTCCGCCTTGACTATCTCAAGGGCGTTGTCAATGGCGAATGTGCAGCAGAGCTTGCTACAGTCCCGTTTGTGATCCTCGGACCTGCTACCCACACACTGGACCATTACGACCTCCTTTACGGGTCCGCCGTCCGACCTGCGTGACAGATGCCCCTCTGAGAGCATTGTCGAGAGCTCAAACTGCGTCACCACATCGGGATTCACGCCATACCGGTACTCGTCCATCCCCTCAGGTTTGAACTCCTTGAAGCCCATTGCGAGGACTATGGCAGATGTGTCGATATCATACTCCTCGCCCGACTCGGAGACACAGTGTACAGTGAATGCCCCCATCTCACCCTTCACGAACTTGACCTGTGTCTTCGTCTTGATGGTGATGTTCTCTGAGGACTTGAGCCGCTCCATTCTGCTCTTCAGCAGTTCTTGTCCGGGTATTCCCGTTGGTGCAACCACAGGAAGACGTACGACGTGCCCACCGAGATGTCCCTCCTTTTCAATCAAGGTCACCTTGTACCCCAGTCCGGACAGACAGAGCGCAGACTCGATTCCAGCGATGCCGCCACCAATCACAGTCACATGTTTCGGGACGGTCTTGTGTTCTTTCGTCAGTGGTTTTGAACGCACCGAGAGAGCAAGCGTGCCTCGAATCATGTCAAGGGACTTGCTAGTGGCCTCATTGGGATCTGGGTGTACCCATGCAGAGTGCTCTCGGATGTTCACGTACTGAATCTGAGAGGGGTCCAGTCCGTTCGAGAGCAGATAGGCATCAATGCGGGGTTTGATCTTCTGACTAGTGCATGCTGCGATTACCAGCCGCTCCTGCCCTCCTGCGACGAGCGACTTGATTCGCTCAAGACCGACTTCTTGACACAGCAGGTCATGTACCTCGACGCCTCCGGCGAACTCGTATCCGGACACCTCCCGCTTCATATCATCAAAGTCAAGACCCAGGGTATTCCCACAGGTACACAGTAGCACGACAGGCTTCTCTGTGGTCATCTCAATCAACGCCTCCCTGCCAGTATCTTCATTACTACTGCTCTGGCCTGCGTCACACTCTCGGGGACTTCCGCCGGACCCAGTGCAGCACCACATGCGTAGACGCCCGCTCCGACAACGACTTCCTCCTCTGTGGCAATGTCAAGAGGTGTCACATAGCCGCGCGAAGCCGAGAGACCAACCATCTTGAGAAGGTCCGAGAACCCCTCAGCGGGCTCCAGTGCCGAGGAGAGCACCAACAGGTCCAGACTGAATCGGAGATACCTGTCGAGCAGGCTGTCATACACAGTCACATCAACTCCACCGTCCTTCCCTGCCTCCACCCGGCTTACTCGTCCACGGATAAAGTCCACTCCAGACTCACGTGCCTCGCGGTAGTATCGCTCATGACGGTCGTATGTCCGGATGTCCATATAGACGACCAACACCTGTGAACAGTCACGCTCACGTGCTGCAACAACAGCGTGCTTGAGAGCAAAGACACAGCATATCTTAGAACAGTAGGGATAGTGATTCTCGTCTCTGCTGCCGACACACTGAACCATCATGACACGTCTTGCGGGTTTTCCGTCAGATGGGCGCACCACCGCGCCCCCGCTTGGACCATTTGGGTCCAGTATCTTTGCAAACTCAAGCTGTGTGACCACATCTGGAATCCTGCCATAGCCATATTCATCGATGCTGGAGGGCTTCATCTCATGGTATCCAGCTGCAATCACAATGTCGGACACCGTGAGCGAGTCTTCCCTTGGCTTTGCATCAAGGTCAATCGCATTTGTGGGGCACTTCTGGGCGGCTTCCTTCGCTCGGTCGTCTTCTAGGGCCGGATTGAACACAACACACTGGGGTTGGCACTGCGGCGACGGGAAGGAGAAGGCTTTGGACACCTCAATACAGACACCACAGAGTGTGCACTTCTTTGGGTCCACATATTGTGGGGCGGACCTGAGTGTGACGAGGAACTGACCCGGTCTTCCACTGATGCTGTGCACTGTGGTACCAATTCTGAGATCGAGGTTTGGCTGGTCGA encodes:
- a CDS encoding hydrogenase iron-sulfur subunit, whose product is MTTEKPVVLLCTCGNTLGLDFDDMKREVSGYEFAGGVEVHDLLCQEVGLERIKSLVAGGQERLVIAACTSQKIKPRIDAYLLSNGLDPSQIQYVNIREHSAWVHPDPNEATSKSLDMIRGTLALSVRSKPLTKEHKTVPKHVTVIGGGIAGIESALCLSGLGYKVTLIEKEGHLGGHVVRLPVVAPTGIPGQELLKSRMERLKSSENITIKTKTQVKFVKGEMGAFTVHCVSESGEEYDIDTSAIVLAMGFKEFKPEGMDEYRYGVNPDVVTQFELSTMLSEGHLSRRSDGGPVKEVVMVQCVGSRSEDHKRDCSKLCCTFAIDNALEIVKADPSVHVRVIYMDIRVPFENEMIYKESREKGVDYIRGRVGAVWEAGGRTRVRFYDSLLNKYFEVSPDLVVLSSAILPPDGVSELSETLGFAVEYDGHVKELYGKLRRTETRRRGVVAVGAVTRPQFVFEAVTDAQAGALMIHNELQDGAIERLARGAVLNVDECVGCSLCAQQCPRGVPLMIEQKEAEEASAEQKLLFKASIDTLNCHACGVCQSLCPSGATQLNFLTNEQLWSQIQSTLDGAGAENPITLCFHCEECSVSTIDIVGTRRMKYPASTRLIPVPCAGRVSIIDILKAFEYGASTVMIAACETDRCHIGGTGNEIAQAQVDVAKDILNAIGWEGLRVEMFRMFSAEPERFIRAVQEMTRRAKELGPTPVHRGTAGKWMEASN
- a CDS encoding CoB--CoM heterodisulfide reductase iron-sulfur subunit A family protein, whose product is MTEVTKTVDYPVLIIGAGVAGMTVATELADSGIKAILVERQLTAGGNALDLYRAFPTDDCFYCFEGNRWRPGIRKCFYRSALIDQPNLDLRIGTTVHSISGRPGQFLVTLRSAPQYVDPKKCTLCGVCIEVSKAFSFPSPQCQPQCVVFNPALEDDRAKEAAQKCPTNAIDLDAKPREDSLTVSDIVIAAGYHEMKPSSIDEYGYGRIPDVVTQLEFAKILDPNGPSGGAVVRPSDGKPARRVMMVQCVGSRDENHYPYCSKICCVFALKHAVVAARERDCSQVLVVYMDIRTYDRHERYYREARESGVDFIRGRVSRVEAGKDGGVDVTVYDSLLDRYLRFSLDLLVLSSALEPAEGFSDLLKMVGLSASRGYVTPLDIATEEEVVVGAGVYACGAALGPAEVPESVTQARAVVMKILAGRR